The DNA segment AGATAACTGCAACTTAAACAAGAGGGAGAGAAGGTCACGGATGGGTGTAGTTACGAAAAGAGGACAAAAGTGAGAGAGCGCATGGGTGGAGGATGATCATTGTTTCCTAATGTTTGTCCAGGAGCTTCGTTCagtcttaaagggacacagTGTCCCCCGACGGAATCGCCCCCAACGTGCCCGACTGGACCCCCTCATTCTGCTGTTAGATGCGGCTCTCACTGGAGAACTGGATGTGGTTACTCAAGCTCTTAAAGAGGTAGGTACAGGCCCAGCGCTGAAACGCGGTACTGCTCTGTGATTATCTCTGTGGCCGTAAGGTCGGCCATCTTAACTACGGAGGGTCTTCCCAACTAACTCATTCTCTTGCATAGTGTTGGTTCTGTGCTTCTCTCTCCATTCCCTGCTCCTCTGTGCTTTCCTGGATATCATGCAGTGCcatgttatgacatcatatcccaacacTTACTGAGGGAGGGGTGCAGCAGAGAGCAAGGAGCTGGTTGCCATCCATTCTTCTGACATCATGTCCTGGTGCTCAGTCTATTTCATCATCTGAATATATATCATGGGCATCGTTGAAGTGCTTGGAATAATTGCTGAGGCTTAGTGGAAGGAACCTCAAAGGTCTCCTACATAACCTGCTCCTCTTATTTACTTCCACCAGGTGAGCGACCCAAGTCAGCCCAACGAGGAGGGGATCACTGCTCTACACAACGCCATCTGCGGCGCCAATTACCACATTGTCAGCCTGCTCATCGACAGCGGCGCCAACGTTAATGCAGCAGATAGCCATGGATGGTGAGTCCCGGAGTCAAGAATGGGGGGGTTTACAGATGGGAAAGTAACACGAAGCACATCGTTTAATGGTTACCTCTTATCTAGGACACCTCTGCACTGCGCGGCCTCTTGCAATGACCTACAGATTTGCTCGCTCTTGGTGCGACATGGGGCAGCCATCTTTGCTACGACGTATAGTGATGGCTCCCTGGCTGTGGAAAAGTGTGACCCCTACAGGGACGGGTACAAAGAGTGCATCACTTACCTGACAGGTAACTTACCTTCCCCGTCAATTATGTGTCTACTGCCCTCTCTGCTTACAGCCACCCCattcattaaccctttttttacctaCCATTTTATTCTTACAGAAGTGGAGGAGTGCATGGGAGAAACGCAGAGCGGAGTCATTTACGCGCTGTGGGATTACTCTGCAGAGTTTGCAGACGAGCTGTCCCTACGGGAGGGAGACTCCGTTACCGTACTTAGAAAGGATGGGGAAGGTGGTACATGGTGGTGGGCTTCTCTCTGCGGACGAGAAGGCTATGTACCCCGCAATTACTTTGGGGTGAGTTTCTGTGACTATTGGGGGGGTTAAACGTACATGGGATAGGAGTAAGGCGagtccaaggactgattaaggttggagcaGTGGGATAAAAGAGGCAGACTAGActggccgaatgggtctgatctgccttCAGGTTCTATGCTTCTATACGCAAGCTGTTGTGTTTAAAATATCAGCTTAGCTGCTGCGGAAGGAATTGAGTTTCTGGACACTCTGGGCACTCGGCCAGCCTGTCTCCTGTCCTCTGAGTTGTAAAACAGGTTATGGAAATGTAATAGAAGAACAGCCAGCAATGGCATGAGTCTTTGGCAGAGTTCTTCCCTACGCCGAGTTACATACAGAAGTTTTTAGCCGTTTTACGGCTGGGCCCCCTTTGTTATCCAAAGTTGTTTGCCTGTCGCATTGGCTCCGCCAGGCGGTTATTACGGGATCCTCAACATAGATGTAGGCAGGATAGATAATCTAGACACAGGCAAAAACAGCTTCCTACCTTTTTGTATCGTTCTTATGACCACACGTCTCATCATCCTGACCTTATTTTCCTGTCTTCAATTACAGCTGTACCCCAGAGTTCACGCCCCACGCACTTCGCCATGATGAAACCCTGGAAGAAGCGACATCATCAGCTCGAGGAGCTTTCATTAGCCAATAGATCCGCCATCCGCTGGGCGAATACAGAGCATGTATCTGTGCTTAAGTTTGTCTGTGTTACGTGTCCGACATATATGTttgctgtgtgtgtctgtcgGTTACATTATGAAAGGACTGCTATGTATGTCACAACTGTGTGTTGTTTATCTGGCACACTGTGTGTGCTCGCTGTGATATTATTATGCGCCAGACTTGCTTACGGAAGAGTTGTGTGTCTGAACGGttgttgtgttgttaatgggaCAGCAGTGAATGTGTAGTTTGTGTAACTGCCGCCCTCTCTTTGTATacaattttgtaataaaataattagctGTGAACGGACGTCTTTTATGCTCGTCTTTTAAACGATGGTTTCAACGCAAAAGGTTGGACATAAAATAGAGCGGTTTTATAGaatttcagatatatatatgaagttGTCAGAATTGCCAACGGTGTCCTTCTATCGCACCCGTATGTTTGCATTTTAAGATAAATTCTGTGGCGCCATTAAAACGGCCATCTTTTTTCTCTGCCGTCGGTCGCAATTCTTATCTGTGCGCCGATTGGCCAAAAAAAGGTCAAGAGCCAATCAGAATAAAGATGAAATTCAACCCTGGATcagtttgctttatttttctgtgATTTGTTGCTGTTGTGGATCACGCACCCTTACTTTTATATACAATCACAGACGTCTCAAAGTGTGTTTTTccatataaaatgaatgtatattCAGGCAGGACTGCGTCTTTAAGATATATAGATGGACCAATTCACTCTGTTCTGATTCCCAGTTCCATTGGAAGACTCGGCACATATCAGCTTCTCATAATATATTACAAACGGCTGATCTCACAACATCGCTCAGACATATAATACTAGCCGACGGATTTGAGAAAAACGTAGTAGCCTGCTTCACCCAATTTTGGTCTCTTTCTGGGAAAAACTTCAAAATCAGGAACCTGACCGACAAGGAGCTCGGGAAATATCTGGGTGAGATGGGATCCACATAATATGCGGTCATCAAACATGTTAAACCCGAGTTACTGTCACACTGAAGCCTCCGGAAGCCACCTCTTGGTCGTGTCTGGAGATACTTTTCACCACATCGGACAAACTCCCAATATATACGACCCCCCAGAATCAAGTCCAGACAGAAGTAATCAAACTTGCCTTATAGCAGATCTATCGCTTAGGAACTTAGTTATACTAAAAGCTACGGCGGAGACAGTCAGGATTAAAATCGTcgccggcactttaaggccaccaGCCCGTAAACGCATGGAGCCAATGGCTGTACAGCGATGGACCAGATCCGCCACGTGAGCGTAAATAACCTGCTTTGGTTCCGCTTTTACATTGTTTAGAACGTTCGTTTCCACCCAAGTTACGCAAAGCGCCCTGATTTCTTTATTTACTCTGCGTTATACGGCAGTAATTAGCGGCTTATTAATTAGCTGAATTACTTGTTAGACCGGTCGGACGGGTTTTACAAATAGCATTTGTCACTCAACACGAGTATATATCTTTCTACAAACGGTATTATGCAATATAATTAACATTGTATctggaaattactttttttgtattactgatttcaaaataaatagactttttcaaaaatattgtggttTTCTaaaccagttgtagtttttgccgcgtaatataatgttttcaggcggctgcatatcagccgcttgtatgagttctcgctctgttatctgatccctgatctactaaacaaacaccccGACGTCTTATTGTACTGCCTGTAGGGATACGATAGAATGACttagtctatggaggaacggacttcattagcattgccataaagcatcagctcaatgTGGTGTTAATTGTGATTGATTTTGCATTAAAGAttgtaaaaacataatgtaCCGTTAATGAGTAGAGACTAATCCGTGGATACAGGGGGCAGGTTCCTACTTGCCCCTCCGATGTAGTATCTGCACGGAACCAGAACATCATGTACTAAAGACATAATCTTATTATCGACGCACACAATGCTCGCCCTGAAATAATTCTCAGAAAATGAGGCCACGCATCAGGAAAACATTGGCGAAGTTACGCCCGTCCCAAACCCcataaaatattcatgttttatGCATATTAAATGATCTGTGGGGATTAGTACATCCGAAATTAGGAAATCCTGCAGCTCGGGTTGCAGCGGCAAAGCTGCAGTAGATCTCTCAGCGGTGTCACGTAGGTCCAGGTGGAGCCTCGTGGCTGGACTAAGAACCTGGACTAATCCGAGGGCATCTCTGGAGCCTGTATGAACTTTTAGCTGCCAAAAAttgaatttaaagggaaaaaaaaaaagtttaatgccAATAATAAGAGTTTAGAAGCCGCGGCACATGAGCTATTTAGGCTTTAGTATCAACTTTCTCGGTGCATAATAAACATCTCTGGCACACGAAGCACAAATAATATTACAAGACCCCACGATGGAAAAACCTAGTTCCAGCCGATGGGAACAAAGTTCCGGAGCACATTGCGCAGGCACACATGGCCGGCTATCTTGCTGTCGGAGCGtgacagtattattattttgttatcgtattatatagcgccatcatattccgtagtgctgtacaatgggtagacaggacataacaagtagtatataacaaagtatataacaaacactatacatatatgttataAAACAGATGAAATTAGAGCTCCCAGGGCTAAGTTTAAGTCCATGTTATAATTCACCTCACCGGGGGCACTAGGGGGCTCCCTAACGGAGCTGCGCAACCGGCTAAACATGGCAAGATGACTTTCTTCGACTAATGATGTTTCGATGTTTTATTATCTCTGCCTCTTTTAGCCTAGCAACGTGCGTAAGCTTTTCGATTGCTTTCCCTGGCAATATTAGTATCGGGAAGCTGAGTGCCTTGTGTAACTGGGCTGTTTCGGCGTTTGATTATTACTGCCTCTTCAGTCTAGCAACGTGCTTTAAGGTTTTCGATTGATTTCCCTGGCAATATTAGTAAGCAGGAAGTTGAGTTCTTAGCGTAACTGAGCTGCGTCATGAAACCCCGTCCCTAGCGCTCTGCTATTGGTTCCTATTCCCAGAAACAACATGGCGACCGGGTATTCCCGTGCCCTCACTAAGTCCCCTGGGTGGGCTTTCGACGTTCGGGCGACCAGTAAGAAGGTGACTTTTCCATAACAGGGGCGGGGGATAAAGAAGGGCGGAGCTTGGAGCAGCCATGAAGTAAGAGATCATTTTAATGGAgttaatttattgtatattctaatctttatttgtatgtttgtcaaTTCGTTACATTCTTTCCTACGCATTAATACTCAGCGGCCATACTGATTGGGTACAATAGTTATaaatacattaggaaaggaggtccctggaccaaagagcttacagtctatatatatatataatgtgtacatacatacatacatacattacataattATCCAATATCTTCCTACAGGTTAAATATAGATGGATTGCTGGTGTACTTCCCCTATGAATACATATATCCAGAACAGTTCTCCTATATGCTGGAGCTCAAGAGGACTCTGGACGCTAAGGTAGGTATATATACCGTACTGACCCGCTCTGAGGTTCTAATTATCTTACCGGTTAGACAGAAGGAATACGTCATCGCTCTCACCTATAGCGTGGACCCCGCTGATGACCGTCGTTGGACCCCTGGTTGCTTTGCGTTGGAGATCTACTTCTATTCATAGCTTTTAGATGCTCTGTAGAGCCTGCAGTCTACAAACCCCAGCCTCAGATGTCATCTATGCCATCCGTTAATAAACTGATTAACCCGCCTCGGGATAAGAATGCAGTAGAAGAAATGTTCGTGATCCTGTCGCCTCTTTGTGCCGTAGGGTCATGGGGTCCTGGAGATGCCATCGGGGACGGGGAAGACCGTCTCTCTGCTGTCACTAATAGTGGCGTATCAGAGGGTGAGATATAGTTTTGTTCAACGTAATATAATTTCAGTTATGGTTTtagtataattaatatttttatcctttgaattcatattttaaaaaaaacaaaccatgaatggccgggggggggggggctaagaATTCAAGTGACAAAGATATGGGATCATagaaactgtgtgtgtgtgtgtgtgtgtgtgtgtgtgtgtatgaatgtgtaaatatatatatatatatatatatatatatatgtgtgtatgtgtatatatatatatatatatatatatatatatatatatatatatatgaatcccTACATTTAGTTCTTTAAGGCTCAGGTCATTAACCCATCGTTACACCTTCTTTTATAGACGTACCCGCTAGAAGTTACCAAGTTAATATACTGCTCCAGGACTGTTCCAGAGCTTGAGAAGGTGAGGCGTGTTGAATTGTTCTGGATTCAGGGACGATGATTGTATGTTGATTTATTTAAACAGAACTTGCtggcggatcggccccattcggcccgtctagtctgcccatttgtcCTGCTGTCAAGACTCAGAGctgaatcagtcgttggtcttgtcttagatgcaGGAGCCatacgtctatcccatgcatgtttaaatcccttcgctgtaccacttctgatgggacgctgttccacttatctaccaccctctcagtaaaaaattCCCTTtatctatttaaatgtttccaactctctctctcttctttcctccaagctgtaAAGTAATGGTAATTACCGTTTCACCAGGTTATGGAGGAGCTGAGGAAGCTGATTGAGTACACGCAATCCCAAACCGGGGAGAAACTCAACTTTTTGGCCCTGGCTTTGAGTTCCAGGAAAAACCTGTGTGTGAATCCAGAGGTAAGGGTTCCGGATCTGCACGTCCTCTGGAACGTTCCGTGTTTGTTAGTCTGTCCGTCCGTCTCACGTCGATCTTCTCTCTCGGTCTTCTGCTCAGGTCAGCGCTCTGCGATTCGGAAAAGAGATAGACGGACGTTGTCACAGTCTAACCGCCTCCTTCGTGCGAGAGCAGAGACACAGAGAACCCGGCATGCCCTCCTGTCGCTTCTATGAGGtaccgtgtgtgtatatactgtgtgtgtgtatactgtgtgtgtgtatatactgtgtgtgtgtatatgctgtgtgtgtgtatatacatatatatatatatatatatatatatatatatatatatatatatatatatagtttacttCATTCTCTTTGTAGGAATTCGATGCCATCGGCAGACAGACTCCGCTACCCCCTGGGGTATATAACCTGGATGACCTCAGGGTATTAGGGCGACAGCGAGGTTGGTGTCCGTACTTCCTCGCCCGACATGCGGTGAGTGTCTTTGTGGCAGTGTAGTGTGTGTCTCGTAATGTTATGTGTCTGCTGACACGTTGTGTGTTCTTTTTCAGTTGTCGCAGTGCAATGTGATTGTGTACAGCTATCACTACCTACTGGACCCTAAAATTGCTGACCTCGTCTCTCGGGAACTCGCCAAGAAGTCTGTAGTTGTCTTTGACGAGGCGCACAATATCGGTAAGATGTCGTctcgtctgtctgtctgtctgtttgTCTGTCTGCGGCTCGTCATGCCTGACTCTAAAGCTGTCCCTTCCTCTCGCTTTAGATAATGTCTGCATCGACTCCATGAGCGTCACCATCACGCGAAGAACGCTCGAGCGCTGTCAGAATAACATCGAGACACTCAGCACGGCTTTAGAGAAGTGAGGAAGGGGTGATTGAAGGGGTAATTAAATGGTCTGGGGATAGAGGAGGAGAAAATCGTATATGGGGTGGGGTGGCATTTGGCAGAGGGTCCTAGGAGTCTGATCCTTCGTGTTCCCGTAGAATTAAAGAAACCGATGAACGAAAGCTTAGGGAGGAATATACCCGGTTGGTGGAGGGTCTGCGGGAGGCCACGGTGGCCCGAGAGACAGATGTCTACCTCTCCAATCCCGTGTTACCCAATGAGATCCTGCAAGGTGAGTCGCTGCTCTGTTATACAGAATCTCGCCCATAATGTCCCTATAATGTGAAAATTTTAAGTAACCCTATGGATATATTTTCCCCCAGAGGCTGTTCCGGGCTGTATTCGTAACGGCTTACACTTTCTGGGCTTTCTGCGGAGGCTGGTGGGTTACATCAAATCTCGTCTCCGCTCGGGTCATGTGACGCAGGAGGGCCCTGCCGCTTTCCTGCGAGACCTCTATGAGAAAGTGTGCATCGAGCGGAAGCCGATGAGGTGAGTCCATATAATATCTCTCTATCCTACCATTAGTAAGTAAACTGCCATGCGCGGTGCCAACGGAGGTCGTGGAGAGATGGTGGCATCCAGGGCCATGTATTCCAGCTGAAAGTATCCATTCCCCGCCGCGTGCTATGATAGAGCCGGGCCCGGCTGCGAGCCTCCGTTTCCGGACGGGGTTTGGTGCGTAGTAACGCTGTGTCTCGTAGGTTCTGCGCGGAGCGGCTGCGTTCTCTCACTCGCACCCTGGAGATCGCGGACATCACAGACCTGTCTCCTCTCACCCTCATCACCAACTTCGCCACGCTCGTGAGCACGTACACCAAAGGTGAGAGCGCACGCTGCTTTCCCTCGCTGTCTCTCCCGCTCGTCGCCGTTCTCAGCTCCAAGCTCATACTTCTTCTCTTCGGCAGGTTTTATGATCATCATCGAGCCGTTTGAAGACAGAACCCCTAGTATCAGTAACCCCGTGCTACACTTCAGGtgactctctctccccctctttctctccctctccccctccccctctctcccccattTCTCAGTCTGTGCCCTGTCTTTTTTTACTCTCATTTTTCCACCCCAGCCATTCAATTGCTCTTTTCAATTGCCCTTTACTAAATACAACTTCCTTTGCCCTGATACCCAACCCATCCCTTTTGCCCACACACATAAATTTTCACCcatttttcccccctctcttaTTCTTCGATATCCTACACATGGCCCCCTGCCCATCAGCCATCTGCCGGCACCCTTTTCTCTGTAGTTATCCTGTGTAGTTTCTGACCTCGGCTTCTTGTCTATTCCTTTCCCGTGATCGCCCTTACATGATTTCTCTGTCTCTCTAGCTGCCTGGACGCGTCCCTCGCTATTAAGCCTGTTTTCCAGAGGTTTCAATCGGTCATCATCACATCTGGGGTAAGAAACAAATGACAGCCGTTATCTAACCTTACGCCACCGCCATCCCTTACAGCCCCGTGTGTGTCACTTTCCACCATTTACACCCCCACAGGCATATTTGCATTAATCAACACGTTTATCTGGCTTGCAGACCCTCTCCCCATTGGATATTTACCCGAAAATCCTGGACTTCCGGCCCGTTACTATGGCAACCTTCACCATGACCCTGGCTCGCGTTTGCTTGTGTCCTATGGTAAGATCTCTAGTTACGTGTTAATGGTGGGGGCAGGAGATGTGTCCGTTCGAGAAGATAATAGCCTGGCATACATGGGAATGGATGGGCTCATAGAAACCGCCAGGACGATTTAAGGATGCCTTGGGTAATAAATAGGTACGGCGCCGAGTGAGGTCTGCGAATATAGCGTGTGGGGGGGTTGTAAAATTGGTAGGAACGCAGAATGTGGAATTTATGCTTCCTATAAGAATGTTCAATCGAAATGTCTTCCTCAGGTTGTGAGCCGGGGGAATGATCAGGTCGCCATGAGCTCCAAGTTCGAGACCAGGGAAGATCTGGGTGAGAAACAGGATTATTAAAACTCTCTAATAATCGGTCTCTTATTAACTGGCGTTTTACGGCGGGTCATCTGATTAATGCTTGTATTGTACTTCTCTCCGTAACCATGTATAGCCTTCTTATATTATCGATATATCCGGTAAATTAACCCCTCGTAGCCTTTCTGCCCCCGTCACGTCTCCTATAATCTGCTTTGTGACCTTTTATTTTCAAGCTGTGATGCGCAATTATGGGAACCTTCTCCTGGAGATGTCTGCCGTGGTCCCCGACGGCATCGTGTGTTTCTTCACCAGTTACCAGTACATGGAGAACATCGTGGCCTCGTGGTATGAGCAGGTAACCCGGCCACGATCGCCTGTCCCAGCATCAGGAGTCCGATAAACTTACCACTACTTCACACCTTGTCATTTTATGTGGAATTATATCACAAATGTAGTCACAGGTGACATATTCTGCCAATTTGACTCGTTGTTAGGGAATATTGGACAACATCGAGCGGAACAAACTCATCTTCATCGAGACGCAGGACGGAGCGGAGACCAGCGTGGCGTTGGAGAAATACCAGGAGGTGAGGCGTTGGTGGGGATCGCGTGAAGGGCTCCGTGGCTTGCGTTTATGGCTATTtgttaatcccccccccctttttttgttgATGAAATCACAGGCTTGTGAGAACGGCCGGGGGGCGATCCTGTTATCCGTGGCTCGCGGGAAAGTGTCCGAGGGAATTGATTTTGGTAAGTACTGCATTCTACCAGCCCGGATTTAGATGTTGGGGTGTAAGATTATTGTGTTTAGGAATATGGGGTAAGTCGTTGTCTCGCTTGTTAATGTTGTGCTTGAGATAGAAATTGCCCAGACTAGGGGTGGGAACGCAGCGCAGCCTCTTGTTACTTAGCCTATTAGTAATAATTGTGAACTCGGTTGACCTACATCTGTTTAGGTTACACAATAAATCCAACTTTTTGAGGACAAAACAATCAGGCCagataatttaaattatttataggcAGAAATCGGTGATCCACCTCTTTTATCCCTAAAAATAAATCCGTGCATCACTGGGGCTAATTCACTGTTTTTTCCTTAGTGCATCATTACGGTCGGGCCGTTATAATGTTTGGCGTCCCgtatgtatatacacagagCCGGATACTGAAGGTAAGTGTAGATCATTTTGTTATCTTTTTCCTTATAAGTCTATAGATTAATTCCCCTCTTTCCTAaaatacccctctctcctcgGCCCTTACAGGCTCGACTGCAGTTCCTACGGGACCAGTTTAACCTGCGCGAAAATGACTTCTTGACGTTTGATGCTATGAGGCACGCCGCTCAGTGCGTGGGTCGCGCCATTCGCGGCAAGACGGACTACGGGATCATGTTATTTGCAGACAAGGTATCGGCGTTTGTGAATACAGTAAATGCCTATTGCGGTCCAAATAATACCTTATTGTGTGGGGTTACCCATGCAATAACATAATGGGAGttgcatataataatattatggtgGAGTGCCTAAAAGGCATCTTAAATGAtgttggttactatggtgatgcACCAGAATTActtgatgttatttttatatataatattgggtaTATATAGGGGTTCATTATGGAATGTCGAAGTCTGATCAGGGCTTGGAACTCTTTCTGTAATGACGGTTATTATCAAGTGCGATATTTTATCTTCATTAAGCGCGAGTTCATAGTAGCATCGTTCTGGAGATCCTCGCTCAGTGCTCCTCGGTGACACTAATATCCCGTCCTCTGTCCTCGTAGAGATATGCCCGTGCTGACAAGCGAGGAAAGTTACCCCTGTGGATCCAGGAACATCTGACCGATGCCAACCTGAACCTCACGGTGGACGAATGCATCCACATGTCCAGACATTTTCTCAGAGACATGGCCCAGCCATTCCGGAGGGTGAGAGCAGCCTGTTCAATCACCTTTGGAACGTCCTCTGTTTGTTCCTCCGGTCCATTTGTTGTCCTCCATGTTGCCTTGTACGTCTCTTTTCTCATTTACACTCTCATCCTTAGGAGGACCAGCTAGGATTGTCTCTTCTGACTCTAGAACAGCTGCAGTCGGAAGAGATGCTACAGAAAATCCAGGAGATCGCTCACCAGGTGTGAGACCTATCCTGAGACCACCTGTCGGAGACCTGCTCAGCATCACCTGTGTCCAGGTGTGACCTAGAGACATCCGGAAGCGGCCCATGAGACGACCAGCGAAGGATGCAGACTAATCTACACCAAGATGGACTTGCTAACTCTAATGCTCTGTATGAGAGTCCCTTCATCTGTGTGCGCTGTATATAGAGCACACCTCTGTACACTGTATGTGTTTTTACATACTGTAATAAAAAGCTACATTTGTAACAAATACAAGGCATTTATTCTCTAAATACTGGCAAACCAGCCATATAAATATAGGGCAGTCCAGAACATGGCAAAATGTCCTGGCGCCTAATAGATACGGGGTGCTCTCATCAGCGCCaagcttttatttattcttttttttaaaggtcccAGGCTCGCTTTAAATGCTAAATATAAATGGCAATGTGATCGGGTCCTTGAGTGTTAACACGTTTGTTCTATTATTACTTCACTCAGCGATCTGTCCGAGACACTTGGCCGGGGCTGACAAAGTGCATGTCAGGACTTAAGCTATCGATCCTGAGTGGTCATCAGAATGAAGAACGTGATCCGGCTCGGACTCCGACCCGCAGAGACGCCGCGTGTGCAGCAGGAGCCCCGGCTTTGCGACATTTCAAGATATCTGcacggtccctttaaatgttcaggGTCCACCTAGCGaatgcattggggggggggtcctgcAGAAACCTcgtatgtatttgcccctttccttactcccccccccccccgagatatttTTCATGCAGGAGATTGATGTTCCGTGATAACGGATGCGGTCGGCTGCGGTGGGTTCACAAAGTGAATCGTTATACGTGGTTTTCGAGGTAGTTGGTGGACTCCTGCCTTGTTTGGTTGTTGATGATGATGGTGGTCTGACGGGTACTTATTAGCACAGCGTGTGCGTTAGTGGCCACTAAAGGAGATACGTGGAATGCTGCCTTATTTAGACGCGCGTGGCTAATGCCTTTTGCGGGTGGCTGGTGGTTATGTAGCAGTTGCTGTGTTTCTGCCCAGCTTTTGTAGTGGGGGGAGCACCGCAGGGGGTATCTCTTCCCGTTCCCAGCCTTTAGGGAAGGTACGGactgcaacccccccccatcttACTAACGCTGGCATTCAAGGTGCGGGCCGTGACTTCTAAATGTCACCCTCCTGCGTGAAGCTGGCTCAGAAGCTGCAGTACAGCAGATCAGGTGCTTTTTGGGGGGCCAGGTTTCGTTTTTCCTTGTGAGGATGAGCGTTTGGGCTGTTAATATGGGATGATTGGCGTTAATTTATTGCGCTCTGGACATGTGCTCCAAGGCGCGCATGAAAGTGTAAGTGAGAGGTGCTGTCTGGCGGTGTCTCGTGATGTGGAGGGGGGGAGCAGCTGCCCCGCGTTCGGGTCAGAGCGGATATCGTGCAGGAATCAGATGCAGAGGTAACAGGGGATTGCGGACCGAGAACGCACCAGGAACTCCGCAGTTACCGTATTACGCCGCTGCTGGCCGGGACAGAACGCTCACAAAGTGTGAACAGGCGCTCTAATCTCACACGAACATTCCAAATCGACTGATCTCGTGGGAACGAGCATTCAGATTAAGCTGAACACTAATGAATTAAACGTGTGAATTAAAACACCCAGACCGTGGGGCAGCTGGCCGGTGGTGGGGGGGCGAGCCCGGCCAGAGTCGTCGCGTGTCTCTATATGGATGTGCGCGAGGACCGTGGCACCGAAGCGAAGGAGGAATTTGAGTTGGCTCGGTTCGCGCCTGGCCGCTGGCCACCCTTCAGGAGCAGACGTTGTACAGAAAGGGAAGCGGACAAGGCATAGACATTCAGATTCCAGGGttgctgctaaaataataatgaccgaTAAGCACACAAAACAG comes from the Spea bombifrons isolate aSpeBom1 chromosome 8, aSpeBom1.2.pri, whole genome shotgun sequence genome and includes:
- the ERCC2 gene encoding general transcription and DNA repair factor IIH helicase subunit XPD, with the protein product MKLNIDGLLVYFPYEYIYPEQFSYMLELKRTLDAKGHGVLEMPSGTGKTVSLLSLIVAYQRTYPLEVTKLIYCSRTVPELEKVMEELRKLIEYTQSQTGEKLNFLALALSSRKNLCVNPEVSALRFGKEIDGRCHSLTASFVREQRHREPGMPSCRFYEEFDAIGRQTPLPPGVYNLDDLRVLGRQRGWCPYFLARHALSQCNVIVYSYHYLLDPKIADLVSRELAKKSVVVFDEAHNIDNVCIDSMSVTITRRTLERCQNNIETLSTALEKIKETDERKLREEYTRLVEGLREATVARETDVYLSNPVLPNEILQEAVPGCIRNGLHFLGFLRRLVGYIKSRLRSGHVTQEGPAAFLRDLYEKVCIERKPMRFCAERLRSLTRTLEIADITDLSPLTLITNFATLVSTYTKGFMIIIEPFEDRTPSISNPVLHFSCLDASLAIKPVFQRFQSVIITSGTLSPLDIYPKILDFRPVTMATFTMTLARVCLCPMVVSRGNDQVAMSSKFETREDLAVMRNYGNLLLEMSAVVPDGIVCFFTSYQYMENIVASWYEQGILDNIERNKLIFIETQDGAETSVALEKYQEACENGRGAILLSVARGKVSEGIDFVHHYGRAVIMFGVPYVYTQSRILKARLQFLRDQFNLRENDFLTFDAMRHAAQCVGRAIRGKTDYGIMLFADKRYARADKRGKLPLWIQEHLTDANLNLTVDECIHMSRHFLRDMAQPFRREDQLGLSLLTLEQLQSEEMLQKIQEIAHQV